From Micromonospora sp. NBC_01699, a single genomic window includes:
- a CDS encoding GGDEF domain-containing protein produces the protein MSWLDRVKDQAEVLMHARGLMEAGRSAAACQTFEDVIGSTEDPYSRADALVQRLSALINLGRTAEYTTAVERAFDAARDLVSEPYLHGHLHALAALAAHDHGALDRCVTHLVRSAQALAAVEDPDRETAWAWHDLAMAYSYLSFHGYALSAIERARQLGVAAGISDETFAAPGIRLRNAVTLDHHGDSDGCLRVLRDIGGDLDRFVSTSGGSRLRPSSLVAYGYAVARRAALGEPTELPTGISATSLLSKGGDSARARDMRQLGEACLAIAAGRPIEAMTRLDTVTVAAETLGAAEHARLRSMAYSRAGDHAAAHRADRFAFRLAAQRNDRLRDVYVDGIAARIDHEELRREAARYEDEALTDPLTGLPNRRRLERYVAAMVGRGERAVIGVCDLDGFKAVNTAHGHHSGDLVLQRIAGVINRVMRRGDFVARFGGDEFIVVLPSAGMAEAADVGRRIVAAVHGEDWAALVPGTPVGVSVGFAEVSGAGANLREALSTAFKVADREMLRAKTTRPRGS, from the coding sequence GTGAGCTGGCTCGACCGGGTCAAAGACCAGGCCGAGGTCCTCATGCACGCTCGTGGGCTGATGGAGGCCGGTCGGTCCGCCGCGGCGTGTCAGACCTTCGAGGATGTCATCGGCAGCACCGAGGACCCCTACTCCCGGGCCGACGCGCTGGTCCAACGCCTGTCCGCGCTGATCAACCTGGGCCGGACCGCCGAATACACCACCGCCGTCGAGCGGGCCTTCGACGCCGCCCGCGACCTCGTCTCCGAGCCGTACCTGCACGGGCACCTGCACGCCCTGGCCGCGCTTGCCGCGCACGACCACGGCGCCCTCGACCGGTGCGTCACCCACCTGGTCCGCAGCGCCCAGGCGCTGGCCGCGGTGGAGGACCCGGACCGGGAGACCGCCTGGGCCTGGCACGACCTGGCCATGGCCTACTCCTACCTCAGCTTCCACGGCTACGCGCTGTCCGCCATCGAACGGGCCCGCCAGCTCGGTGTCGCCGCCGGGATATCCGACGAGACCTTCGCCGCGCCGGGCATCCGGCTGCGCAACGCGGTCACCCTGGACCACCACGGCGACAGCGACGGCTGTCTGCGGGTGCTCCGCGACATCGGCGGTGACCTGGACCGGTTCGTCTCCACCAGCGGCGGTTCCCGGCTGCGGCCGAGCAGCCTGGTCGCGTACGGCTACGCCGTCGCCCGCCGGGCGGCGCTCGGTGAGCCGACCGAGCTGCCGACCGGGATCTCGGCCACCTCACTGCTCAGCAAGGGCGGGGACAGCGCGCGGGCACGCGACATGCGGCAGCTCGGCGAGGCGTGCCTGGCGATCGCCGCCGGGCGACCGATCGAGGCGATGACCCGGCTGGACACGGTGACCGTGGCCGCCGAGACCCTCGGCGCGGCCGAGCACGCCCGGTTGCGCAGCATGGCGTACAGCAGGGCCGGTGACCACGCGGCGGCGCACCGGGCCGACCGGTTCGCGTTCCGGCTCGCCGCCCAGCGCAACGACCGGCTCCGCGACGTGTACGTGGACGGCATCGCGGCCAGGATCGACCACGAGGAGTTGCGCCGCGAGGCGGCCCGGTACGAGGACGAGGCGCTCACCGACCCGCTCACCGGCCTGCCGAACCGCCGCCGGTTGGAGCGGTACGTCGCGGCGATGGTGGGCCGGGGCGAGCGGGCGGTGATCGGGGTCTGCGACCTCGACGGCTTCAAGGCGGTCAACACCGCGCACGGCCACCACTCCGGTGACCTGGTGCTGCAACGCATCGCCGGGGTGATCAACCGGGTGATGCGGCGGGGCGACTTCGTGGCCCGGTTCGGCGGTGACGAGTTCATCGTGGTGCTGCCGAGCGCGGGCATGGCCGAGGCGGCCGACGTGGGCCGCCGGATCGTCGCGGCGGTGCACGGCGAGGACTGGGCGGCGCTGGTGCCGGGCACCCCGGTCGGGGTGAGCGTCGGTTTCGCCGAGGTGAGCGGAGCCGGTGCCAACCTGCGGGAGGCGCTGAGCACCGCGTTCAAGGTCGCCGACCGGGAGATGCTGCGGGCGAAGACCACCCGCCCCCGGGGCTCCTGA
- the prfA gene encoding peptide chain release factor 1 — protein MSSERLAGLLDEYTQLEKRLADPAIHADQATARRVGRRFAELTPLHKAAGELSEARADLDAARELAAEDPSFAGEVDALAAALPALEQRLAELLAPRDPHDAKDVILEIKAGEGGDESALFAGDLLRMYTRYAERHGWVTEVLEVQDSDLGGVKDISLAVKTKGVPEGGNGVWSRLKWEGGVHRVQRVPVTESQGRIHTSAAGVLVLPEAEDVDVTVDPNELRIDVFRSSGPGGQSVNTTDSAVRITHLPTGIVVSCQNEKSQLQNREQAMRILRARLLAAAQEQADAAASDARRLQVRTVDRSERIRTYNYPQNRITDHRIGYTAYNLDLALAGDLDAVLDALTEADRAARLAGESELSRR, from the coding sequence ATGAGCAGTGAGCGGTTGGCTGGCCTTCTCGACGAGTACACGCAACTTGAGAAGCGGCTGGCGGATCCGGCGATCCACGCCGACCAGGCGACCGCCCGCCGGGTCGGCCGCCGGTTCGCCGAGCTGACCCCGCTGCACAAGGCCGCCGGCGAGCTGTCCGAGGCCCGCGCCGACCTCGACGCCGCCCGCGAACTCGCCGCCGAGGACCCGTCGTTCGCCGGCGAGGTGGACGCGCTGGCCGCCGCCCTGCCGGCGCTCGAACAGCGGCTGGCCGAGCTGCTCGCCCCGCGCGACCCGCACGACGCCAAGGACGTGATCCTGGAGATCAAGGCCGGTGAGGGCGGGGACGAGTCCGCGCTGTTCGCCGGTGACCTGCTCCGGATGTACACCCGGTACGCCGAGCGGCACGGCTGGGTGACCGAGGTGCTTGAGGTGCAGGACTCCGACCTTGGCGGGGTGAAGGACATCTCGCTCGCGGTGAAGACCAAGGGCGTACCGGAGGGCGGCAACGGCGTCTGGTCCCGGCTCAAGTGGGAGGGCGGCGTACACCGGGTGCAGCGGGTGCCGGTGACCGAGTCCCAGGGCCGGATCCACACCAGCGCCGCCGGCGTACTGGTGCTGCCCGAGGCCGAGGACGTCGACGTCACCGTCGACCCGAACGAGCTGCGGATCGACGTTTTCCGCTCGTCCGGCCCCGGCGGCCAGTCGGTCAACACCACCGACTCGGCGGTGCGGATCACCCACCTGCCGACCGGGATCGTGGTCTCCTGCCAGAACGAGAAGAGCCAACTCCAGAACCGCGAGCAGGCGATGCGGATCCTGCGGGCCCGGCTGCTCGCCGCCGCCCAGGAACAGGCCGACGCGGCCGCGTCCGACGCCCGCCGGCTCCAGGTGCGTACGGTCGACCGGTCGGAGCGGATCCGGACGTACAACTACCCGCAGAACCGGATCACCGACCACCGGATCGGCTACACCGCGTACAACCTCGACCTGGCGCTCGCCGGGGACCTGGACGCCGTGCTGGACGCGCTGACCGAGGCGGACCGGGCAGCCAGGCTGGCCGGCGAGAGCGAGCTGTCCCGCCGCTGA
- the rpmE gene encoding 50S ribosomal protein L31, with protein MKPNIHPEYVTTEVTCSCGSTFTTRSTAKGGSIHVETCSACHPFYTGKQRVLDTAGRVAKFQQKYAKVQAKKAK; from the coding sequence ATGAAGCCCAACATCCACCCGGAATACGTCACCACCGAGGTGACCTGTTCCTGCGGTAGCACCTTCACCACCCGCAGCACCGCCAAGGGCGGCTCGATCCACGTCGAGACCTGTAGCGCCTGCCACCCGTTCTACACCGGCAAGCAGCGCGTTCTCGACACCGCCGGCCGGGTTGCCAAGTTCCAGCAGAAGTACGCCAAGGTTCAGGCCAAGAAGGCCAAGTAG
- a CDS encoding RNA ligase, whose protein sequence is MTTPVRVPVTLSQVLDPSALAAALAEGLVRVQRHPELPLSIYNYTEACTYASAWTPVTLACRGLIVDDTTGAVLARPYPKFFNHDQPGAPDLRPDAPAVVTDKADGSLGVIFPTPSGYAVATRGSFASDQARHATVLLRTRYSGFVPPAGHTVLVEIVYPANRIVLDYAGLDDLVLLGSVEIATGRSHGPAAVPDWPGPVVDRLPYRTLAEALAAPPREDREGLVVHWPDTDQRVKIKYADYVRLHRLVYGLNARAVWEILVRGGSLAALVEPLPDEFRAWVEAVAAELTATVAARAAQIETAYGEIVAGLPDGWTRRDFAGRALAHPERAALFLRLDGEDHHSLLWQQAKPTGDRTPHNPE, encoded by the coding sequence GTGACCACCCCTGTCCGCGTACCGGTGACGCTCTCGCAGGTCCTCGACCCGTCGGCCCTGGCCGCCGCACTGGCCGAGGGGCTGGTCCGGGTGCAGCGCCATCCCGAGCTGCCGTTGTCGATCTACAACTACACCGAGGCGTGCACGTACGCGTCGGCCTGGACACCGGTGACGTTGGCCTGTCGGGGGCTGATCGTGGACGACACGACCGGGGCGGTGCTGGCCCGGCCGTACCCGAAGTTCTTCAACCACGACCAGCCGGGCGCGCCGGACCTCCGCCCGGACGCCCCGGCGGTGGTCACGGACAAGGCGGACGGCTCGCTCGGTGTGATCTTTCCGACCCCGTCCGGGTACGCCGTCGCCACCCGTGGCTCGTTCGCCTCCGACCAGGCTCGGCACGCGACCGTTCTGCTGCGCACCCGCTATTCCGGTTTTGTCCCGCCGGCCGGGCACACCGTGCTGGTCGAGATCGTCTACCCGGCCAACCGGATAGTGCTCGACTACGCCGGCCTGGACGACCTGGTGCTGCTCGGCTCGGTCGAGATCGCCACCGGTCGCAGCCACGGCCCGGCGGCGGTGCCCGACTGGCCCGGTCCGGTGGTGGACCGGCTGCCCTACCGCACGCTCGCCGAGGCGCTGGCCGCGCCGCCGCGCGAGGACCGGGAGGGGCTGGTGGTGCACTGGCCGGACACCGACCAGCGGGTGAAGATCAAATACGCGGACTACGTCCGGCTGCACCGCCTGGTCTACGGCCTCAACGCCCGAGCGGTCTGGGAGATCCTGGTCCGCGGCGGCAGTCTGGCCGCCCTGGTCGAGCCGCTGCCGGACGAGTTCCGCGCCTGGGTCGAGGCCGTCGCGGCCGAGCTGACCGCGACCGTCGCGGCCCGCGCCGCGCAGATCGAGACCGCGTACGGTGAGATCGTCGCCGGGCTGCCCGACGGCTGGACCCGACGCGACTTCGCCGGCCGGGCCCTGGCCCACCCGGAACGCGCCGCCCTCTTCCTCCGACTCGACGGCGAGGACCATCATTCGCTGCTCTGGCAGCAGGCCAAGCCGACCGGTGACCGTACCCCGCACAACCCGGAGTGA
- a CDS encoding phosphatase domain-containing protein, translating to MTRLILTRGLPASGKTTFARKLQPGVVRVNRDDLRRMLHGTRLFTQWAEGQVTAVQRAQVEALLRARVDVCIDDTNLRSKTVRDWAELGARFGATLEVHDFTDVPVDECVRRDADRAEDDRVGEEAIRRMHQRYLAGRNLPLPVPYVTPGGPATVYRPTSGAPEIVLVDIDGTVALMGARSPYDMSRVGEDLPNPAVIAAVRAMHSAGYGVVFCSGRDDSCRAETEAWLDLHVAVPYLELHMREYGDSRRDSVVKREIFESEIHPRFRVVGVFDDRMQVVRMWRELGLTVFQVAEGDF from the coding sequence ATGACCCGACTGATCCTCACCCGAGGGCTGCCCGCCTCCGGCAAGACCACCTTCGCCCGCAAACTCCAGCCCGGCGTCGTCCGGGTCAACCGCGACGACCTGCGCCGGATGTTGCACGGCACCCGGCTGTTCACCCAGTGGGCCGAGGGGCAGGTGACCGCCGTACAGCGGGCCCAGGTCGAGGCGCTGCTGCGGGCCCGGGTCGACGTCTGTATCGACGACACCAACCTGCGGTCGAAGACCGTACGGGACTGGGCCGAACTGGGTGCCCGGTTCGGCGCCACGCTGGAGGTGCACGACTTCACCGACGTACCGGTGGATGAGTGCGTACGCCGGGACGCCGACCGGGCCGAGGACGACCGGGTCGGCGAGGAGGCGATCCGCCGGATGCACCAGCGTTACCTGGCCGGGCGCAACCTGCCGCTGCCGGTGCCGTACGTGACCCCGGGCGGGCCGGCGACCGTGTACCGGCCGACGTCCGGCGCCCCGGAGATCGTGCTGGTCGACATCGACGGCACGGTGGCGCTGATGGGCGCGCGCAGCCCGTACGACATGAGCCGGGTCGGCGAGGACCTGCCGAATCCGGCGGTGATCGCGGCGGTACGGGCGATGCACTCGGCCGGCTACGGCGTGGTCTTCTGCTCCGGTCGGGACGACTCCTGCCGGGCCGAGACCGAAGCCTGGCTGGACCTGCACGTGGCAGTGCCGTACCTGGAACTGCACATGCGCGAGTACGGCGACAGCCGCAGGGACTCGGTGGTGAAGCGGGAGATCTTCGAGTCCGAGATCCACCCCCGCTTCCGGGTGGTCGGCGTCTTCGACGACCGCATGCAGGTGGTACGGATGTGGCGCGAGCTCGGCCTGACCGTCTTCCAGGTCGCCGAGGGCGACTTCTGA
- the rho gene encoding transcription termination factor Rho — protein MSDTTDVTSDVSNVAGEATAGPVRRRRTGTGLSAMLLPELQSLAASLGISGTARMRKGELISAISERQGGAAAGSPPRPRVEVAAAAAPARDRDEVRAEVRDTTERRGADETPAPAAQPATTEAPVRERSSRRSSRAAATAAATTTAEPKADEPVAETAERVDRAERAESRTGRERGDRAERGPRNGERNSDRNGERANDRTSDRNGERANDRTSERTGERANDRTSDRNGERANDRNGERVSDRNGDRNGERNLDRNNDRNIDRNDDDDDGEGGGRRSRRSRFRDRRRGRNDRPEGAEVTTAGREPQVNEDDVLVPVAGIIDVLDNYAFVRTTGYLSGPNDVYVSMSQVKKYGLRRGDAVTGAVRAARDGEQRRDKYNPLVRLDTINGMEPDEAKRRPEFYKLTPLYPQERLRLETEPHILTTRVIDLVMPIGKGQRALIVSPPKAGKTMVLQAIANAITHNNPECHLMVVLVDERPEEVTDMQRSVKGEVIAATFDRPPQDHTTVAELAIERAKRLVELGHDVVVLLDSVTRLGRSYNLAAPASGRIMSGGIDSTALYPPKRFLGAARNIENGGSLTILATALVETGSMMDTVIFEEFKGTGNAELKLDRKIADKRVFPAIDIHPSGTRKEEILLAPEELAITHKLRKVLHSLDSQAALDLLLDRLKQSRTNIEFLMQIAKSTPGE, from the coding sequence TTGAGCGACACCACCGACGTGACGTCGGATGTTTCCAACGTCGCTGGCGAAGCCACCGCGGGTCCCGTCCGTCGCCGCCGGACCGGCACCGGCCTGTCGGCGATGCTGCTGCCGGAGCTACAGAGCCTGGCCGCGTCGCTCGGCATCTCCGGTACTGCTCGGATGCGCAAGGGCGAGCTGATCAGCGCGATCTCGGAGCGACAGGGCGGCGCCGCCGCCGGTAGCCCGCCGCGTCCACGGGTCGAGGTCGCCGCTGCGGCCGCGCCGGCCCGGGACCGGGACGAGGTACGCGCCGAGGTACGGGACACCACCGAACGGCGTGGCGCGGACGAGACCCCGGCCCCGGCGGCACAGCCGGCGACCACCGAGGCGCCCGTACGCGAGCGGTCCTCCCGCCGGTCCAGCCGTGCTGCGGCAACCGCCGCCGCCACGACGACGGCAGAGCCGAAGGCCGACGAGCCGGTGGCCGAGACCGCCGAGCGGGTCGACCGGGCCGAGCGGGCCGAGTCCCGCACCGGCCGGGAGCGCGGCGACCGGGCCGAGCGCGGCCCGCGCAACGGCGAGCGGAACAGCGACCGTAACGGCGAGCGTGCCAACGACCGCACCAGCGACCGTAACGGCGAGCGCGCCAACGACCGCACCAGCGAGCGCACCGGCGAGCGTGCCAACGACCGCACCAGCGACCGTAACGGCGAGCGTGCCAACGACCGCAACGGCGAGCGCGTGAGCGACCGCAACGGCGACCGTAACGGCGAGCGCAACCTCGACCGCAACAACGACCGGAACATCGATCGCAACGACGATGACGATGACGGCGAGGGCGGTGGTCGCCGCAGCCGCCGCAGCCGGTTCCGGGACCGTCGGCGCGGTCGCAACGACCGCCCCGAGGGCGCCGAGGTCACCACCGCTGGCCGGGAGCCGCAGGTCAACGAGGACGACGTGCTCGTCCCGGTGGCCGGCATCATCGACGTGCTCGACAACTACGCCTTCGTCCGGACCACCGGTTACCTCTCCGGGCCGAACGATGTCTACGTGTCGATGTCCCAGGTCAAGAAGTACGGCCTGCGCCGCGGTGACGCGGTCACCGGTGCGGTCCGGGCGGCTCGCGACGGTGAGCAGCGGCGGGACAAGTACAACCCGCTCGTACGGCTCGACACCATCAACGGGATGGAGCCGGACGAGGCGAAGCGGCGGCCGGAGTTCTACAAGCTGACCCCGCTCTACCCGCAGGAACGGCTCCGTCTGGAGACCGAGCCGCACATCCTCACCACCCGCGTCATCGACCTGGTCATGCCGATCGGCAAGGGCCAGCGGGCGCTCATCGTCTCCCCGCCCAAGGCGGGTAAGACGATGGTGTTGCAGGCGATCGCGAACGCGATCACCCACAACAACCCGGAGTGCCACCTGATGGTGGTGCTGGTCGACGAGCGGCCCGAAGAGGTCACCGACATGCAGCGCTCGGTCAAGGGCGAGGTCATCGCGGCCACGTTCGACCGGCCGCCGCAGGACCACACCACGGTCGCGGAGCTGGCGATCGAGCGGGCCAAGCGCCTGGTCGAGCTGGGCCACGACGTGGTCGTACTGCTGGACTCGGTGACCCGGCTCGGGCGGTCGTACAACCTGGCGGCGCCGGCCAGCGGCCGGATCATGTCCGGTGGTATCGACTCGACCGCGCTCTACCCGCCGAAGCGGTTCCTCGGCGCGGCGCGCAACATCGAGAACGGCGGCTCGCTGACCATCCTCGCCACCGCGCTGGTGGAGACCGGTTCCATGATGGACACGGTCATCTTCGAGGAGTTCAAGGGCACCGGCAACGCAGAGCTGAAGCTGGACCGGAAGATCGCCGACAAGCGGGTCTTCCCGGCCATCGACATCCACCCGTCCGGTACGCGTAAGGAAGAGATCCTGCTCGCGCCGGAAGAGTTGGCCATCACGCACAAGCTGCGCAAGGTGTTGCACTCGCTGGACTCGCAGGCGGCGTTGGACCTGCTGCTGGACCGGCTCAAGCAGAGCCGTACCAACATCGAGTTCCTGATGCAGATCGCGAAGTCGACGCCGGGGGAGTAG
- the thrB gene encoding homoserine kinase, with amino-acid sequence MALSFVAGPVRVRVPATSANLGPGFDSLGLALALHDEVSARVTPSGCRVAVTGAGAGELPDDETHLVVRAMRATFDLLGGQPSGLALDCANRIPQARGLGSSSAAIVAGVQLARGLTVDGFDRLDDAGALRLAAEIEGHPDNVAPCLLGGFTIAWTETAPLAAGTFATAGADEVGGTAGTHVTGGEDEAAGTAGTRWAASVAGARAVALRPSPDIAPVLFVPEERGLTAVARAALPATVPHHDAARNAGRAALLVHALTADPSLLYAATSDRLHQDYRAAGMPGTASLLTALRAAGVAAVVSGAGPTVLALSALPESFDPGMGWSVRLLPVDVTGAQVDRVRLGHAERDPVAAGRKS; translated from the coding sequence ATGGCGTTGTCCTTCGTTGCCGGTCCGGTCCGGGTCCGGGTGCCCGCGACCAGTGCGAACCTCGGGCCGGGTTTCGACTCGCTCGGCCTCGCGCTGGCGCTCCACGACGAGGTCAGCGCCCGGGTGACCCCGAGCGGCTGCCGGGTCGCGGTGACCGGCGCGGGTGCGGGTGAACTCCCCGACGACGAGACCCACCTGGTGGTCCGGGCCATGCGGGCCACCTTCGACCTGCTCGGCGGCCAGCCGTCCGGACTGGCGCTGGACTGCGCGAACCGGATTCCCCAGGCGCGTGGCCTGGGCTCGTCGTCGGCGGCGATCGTCGCCGGGGTGCAGTTGGCCCGGGGACTGACCGTCGACGGTTTCGACCGGTTGGACGACGCGGGCGCACTGCGGTTGGCGGCCGAGATCGAGGGACACCCCGACAACGTGGCCCCCTGCCTGCTCGGCGGCTTCACCATCGCCTGGACCGAAACCGCGCCGCTCGCGGCCGGCACTTTCGCCACCGCTGGGGCGGATGAGGTCGGCGGGACCGCTGGGACTCACGTGACCGGCGGGGAAGACGAGGCGGCCGGGACCGCCGGAACGCGGTGGGCGGCATCGGTTGCCGGTGCTCGTGCCGTTGCCCTGCGGCCGTCGCCGGACATCGCGCCGGTGCTTTTTGTGCCCGAGGAACGGGGACTCACCGCCGTGGCGCGGGCCGCGTTGCCGGCCACGGTGCCGCATCACGACGCCGCGCGGAACGCCGGTCGGGCCGCGTTGCTCGTGCACGCGCTCACCGCCGACCCGTCGTTGCTGTACGCCGCGACCTCCGACCGGCTGCACCAGGACTACCGCGCGGCCGGCATGCCGGGCACGGCGTCCCTGCTCACGGCCCTGCGGGCGGCCGGAGTGGCAGCGGTGGTCAGTGGTGCGGGACCGACCGTGCTGGCCCTGTCCGCGCTGCCGGAGAGCTTCGACCCGGGAATGGGTTGGTCCGTACGGCTGTTGCCAGTAGACGTGACCGGCGCCCAGGTTGATAGGGTTAGACTGGGACACGCCGAGCGGGACCCTGTTGCCGCAGGTCGGAAGAGTTGA